Proteins encoded by one window of Nocardia goodfellowii:
- a CDS encoding FAD-dependent monooxygenase, which translates to MNNTINHVPVLVAGGGPVGLATALELSHHGVAVLVVEPRETVSPLRPRAKTTSARTMELFRRWGLSDRIRARAALPVSWSDEAIFTTSLLGREITRFSGCFGLDLTGADIAAEAGQQIPQPVIEEVLREAVDSAPHATLLTGWTVTGLSQTTDQVTARIEHSDGTTRSVCADFVVGADGAWSAVRDSIGARYAGSADERPNFNIVFRAPGLADKVPHGPAVHYWVLHPRRPGVLGRLDLEDMWWCIAQGVTEEHGAADTLGIVRELVGADIEADIVATDPWKAKLLLADHYRAGRVFLAGDAAHLNPPWGGHGFNTGIGDAVNLGWKLAAVVNGWAPAGLLDSYEAERKPIAAHTIAAAARNMATLAPELSDERLLGPPAQFDAARPAVAQAVQQAKDSEFHSLDLVLGYTYQNSPVVSDRAGARLTHRWLAPGDSLYDHLGPEFTLLGDLADPLVAEFADAARAQDVPLTLFDDPTCALVLVRPDQHLAWTAEDPGSPAEILRRAIGHDN; encoded by the coding sequence ATGAACAACACGATCAACCACGTCCCCGTCCTGGTCGCCGGAGGCGGTCCCGTGGGACTGGCAACCGCTCTGGAACTCTCGCACCACGGGGTCGCCGTGCTGGTGGTCGAGCCGCGGGAAACCGTCTCGCCCTTGCGTCCACGCGCGAAAACGACCTCCGCGCGAACGATGGAACTGTTTCGCAGGTGGGGTCTGTCCGACCGCATCCGTGCCCGGGCGGCGCTACCGGTCAGCTGGTCGGATGAAGCGATCTTCACCACCAGCCTGCTGGGACGCGAAATCACCCGCTTCTCAGGCTGTTTCGGTCTGGACCTCACCGGTGCCGACATCGCCGCTGAAGCCGGCCAGCAGATACCACAACCTGTCATCGAAGAGGTTCTGCGCGAAGCCGTCGACTCCGCACCACATGCGACACTGCTGACCGGATGGACCGTGACCGGCCTGTCGCAGACCACCGACCAGGTCACCGCGCGGATCGAACACAGCGACGGCACCACCCGATCCGTGTGCGCCGACTTCGTGGTCGGCGCGGACGGCGCCTGGAGTGCGGTGCGCGACAGCATCGGCGCACGCTATGCAGGCAGTGCCGACGAGCGGCCCAACTTCAACATCGTCTTCCGGGCCCCGGGACTCGCCGACAAGGTGCCGCACGGCCCCGCCGTGCACTACTGGGTGCTGCATCCCCGCCGGCCCGGTGTGCTCGGCCGACTCGATCTCGAGGACATGTGGTGGTGCATCGCGCAAGGCGTCACCGAGGAGCACGGCGCCGCGGACACCCTGGGCATCGTGCGCGAACTGGTGGGTGCCGATATCGAGGCCGACATTGTCGCGACCGACCCCTGGAAAGCCAAACTCCTGCTGGCAGATCACTACCGGGCGGGCCGAGTCTTCCTCGCCGGTGACGCCGCGCACCTGAATCCGCCGTGGGGAGGCCACGGATTCAACACCGGAATCGGTGACGCGGTGAACCTGGGCTGGAAGCTCGCCGCGGTAGTCAACGGCTGGGCCCCGGCCGGGTTGCTGGACAGCTACGAGGCCGAACGCAAACCGATTGCCGCGCATACCATCGCCGCGGCGGCCCGCAACATGGCGACTCTCGCACCCGAACTCAGCGACGAACGTCTACTCGGCCCACCCGCGCAGTTCGACGCGGCCCGCCCCGCGGTCGCCCAAGCCGTCCAGCAGGCCAAAGACAGCGAATTCCACAGCCTCGATCTGGTACTGGGCTACACCTACCAGAACTCACCGGTGGTATCGGACCGAGCCGGAGCTCGCCTCACCCACCGCTGGCTCGCCCCCGGCGATTCCCTCTATGACCACCTCGGCCCCGAGTTCACCCTGCTCGGCGACCTGGCGGATCCCCTGGTCGCCGAATTCGCGGACGCCGCACGCGCGCAGGACGTGCCGCTGACCCTCTTCGACGACCCCACCTGTGCCCTGGTTCTGGTGCGGCCCGACCAGCACCTGGCCTGGACCGCCGAAGACCCCGGCAGCCCAGCCGAGATCCTCCGGCGCGCGATCGGACACGACAACTGA
- a CDS encoding SDR family NAD(P)-dependent oxidoreductase: MRLNGKNAVVYGAAGKMGGAVARAFAREGAYVHLVGRTQSTLEAVAEEITELGGRATAARIDVFDQDAVEAHADRVVEQAGSLDVSFNAVGMSAVQDVPLVDLKLEDFMTPILDSARSHFITTTAAARRMAAQGSGVIVLLSASAADESRHRMGGFNIACAGIEALNRSLAGEVGREGVRVVCIRPNFTPETIPGLREDDPQLQPLLRDTRLGRLPRLAEVAEAAVFAASAGAGAMTGAVLNLTCGALVD, translated from the coding sequence ATGCGATTGAACGGTAAGAATGCGGTGGTGTACGGCGCGGCCGGCAAAATGGGTGGTGCGGTGGCGCGGGCCTTCGCGCGCGAGGGAGCCTATGTGCACCTGGTCGGCCGGACCCAGTCGACGCTCGAAGCGGTAGCGGAGGAGATCACAGAGTTGGGCGGCCGCGCTACGGCCGCTCGGATCGACGTGTTCGATCAAGACGCGGTGGAGGCTCATGCGGATCGGGTGGTCGAGCAGGCCGGCAGCCTGGACGTGTCCTTCAACGCGGTGGGCATGAGCGCGGTCCAAGATGTGCCGCTGGTGGATCTGAAGCTGGAAGACTTCATGACGCCGATCCTGGATTCGGCGCGTTCGCACTTCATCACCACGACAGCGGCTGCCCGCCGGATGGCGGCACAGGGCTCCGGCGTCATCGTGTTGCTTTCCGCTTCGGCCGCCGACGAATCCCGCCACCGCATGGGAGGTTTCAACATCGCCTGCGCGGGCATCGAAGCCCTCAATCGCAGTCTCGCGGGCGAGGTCGGTCGCGAGGGGGTGCGGGTGGTGTGCATCCGCCCCAACTTCACACCGGAGACCATTCCCGGTCTGCGCGAGGACGATCCGCAACTTCAGCCACTGCTCCGTGACACCCGCCTGGGTCGTCTTCCCCGGTTGGCCGAGGTAGCCGAGGCGGCGGTCTTCGCCGCTTCGGCGGGAGCCGGCGCCATGACCGGTGCGGTCCTCAATCTGACATGTGGTGCCTTGGTCGATTGA
- a CDS encoding SDR family oxidoreductase, protein MTSAISFDSAAARKVVLVTGASSGIGAATARELAEQGHRVILTARRTDHLKAIVAELEAAGLDAQAQALDVTDRAAFSAVVDDIVTTHGRLDVLVANAGVMLLSRLDSLLVDQWDQMFEVNVRGLYNGIAAVLPHFTAREQGHVVTIASIGAHEVVSTSAIYSATKYAAWALTEGLRQESSPGIRVTTISPGVVESELATHITDPYAADLMVAYRANAISPDSIGRAVSFAIAQPADVDINEIIIRPVGQR, encoded by the coding sequence ATGACATCAGCAATCTCCTTCGACTCCGCCGCCGCACGCAAAGTTGTGCTGGTCACCGGAGCAAGCAGCGGAATCGGCGCCGCGACGGCGCGAGAATTGGCCGAACAAGGTCACCGGGTCATCTTGACCGCGCGTCGGACCGATCACCTGAAAGCCATCGTGGCCGAGCTCGAGGCAGCGGGGCTCGACGCGCAGGCGCAGGCACTCGACGTGACCGATCGCGCCGCGTTCAGCGCGGTAGTCGACGATATCGTCACCACTCATGGGCGCTTGGACGTCCTCGTCGCCAACGCCGGCGTCATGCTGCTTTCGCGACTCGACTCCCTACTGGTCGACCAGTGGGACCAGATGTTCGAGGTGAATGTCCGCGGTCTGTACAACGGCATCGCCGCGGTGCTGCCGCACTTCACCGCGCGCGAACAGGGACATGTCGTGACGATCGCGTCGATCGGCGCACACGAGGTCGTGTCGACCTCGGCGATCTACTCGGCGACCAAGTACGCCGCCTGGGCCCTCACCGAGGGCCTGCGGCAAGAATCGAGCCCGGGAATCCGGGTGACCACGATTTCGCCCGGTGTCGTCGAATCCGAACTCGCCACCCACATCACCGACCCGTACGCGGCCGACCTCATGGTCGCCTACCGCGCCAACGCGATCTCCCCGGACAGCATCGGGCGCGCCGTGAGCTTCGCCATCGCCCAACCCGCCGATGTCGATATCAACGAAATCATCATCCGCCCGGTCGGGCAGCGATGA
- a CDS encoding MFS transporter, with translation MAITTTSTTPAKKHRAGILLLGCLVLFVDGYDLFTLGTIGPSLLHDRSWGASVTTLGTLGSLTALGMPLGSILAGWAADRWSRRTPLIVAVCWISASMLAAAAARDLTQLGAARIGTGIGVGALAPLVAALVSDHAPRNRRTLHLAIAMGSIGIGGTASALLGRVLLSEVHFQTLFLIGAFPVVLVPLILWIVPSTTAHPGTTEKVRYVAELFTPATRLATVLFWIAAFASMTLVYSTTAWLPTVMMRNGYSLNSSLEFMIAFTAGAACGGVLMAIVADRGYLKLVTAVTFSLAAVALLVLSTNQPRPLLLAISALAGLGSLGCQNLIIAYISAYYPPRLRATALGLGLGVGRLGAIAGPSYLSAATTFFTSPRAGFFAFMAPALLGAITVALLPAPDTDSGPDTTAPQPLEAGDRLSREGTR, from the coding sequence ATGGCAATCACCACGACATCCACGACACCAGCGAAGAAGCACCGGGCCGGGATTCTCCTGCTCGGGTGTCTGGTCCTGTTCGTCGACGGCTACGACCTGTTCACCCTGGGCACGATCGGCCCCAGTCTGCTCCACGACCGCTCCTGGGGCGCATCGGTCACCACGCTGGGCACCCTCGGTAGCCTGACGGCTCTGGGTATGCCGCTGGGCTCGATCCTGGCCGGCTGGGCCGCTGACCGCTGGAGCCGCAGAACACCGCTGATCGTTGCCGTGTGCTGGATCTCGGCATCGATGCTGGCCGCGGCGGCCGCACGAGATCTCACCCAACTCGGCGCGGCACGAATCGGCACCGGAATCGGGGTCGGTGCGCTCGCGCCGTTGGTCGCCGCGCTGGTCTCCGACCATGCCCCTCGCAACCGCCGGACCCTGCATCTGGCCATCGCCATGGGCTCCATCGGAATCGGCGGCACCGCCTCAGCCCTGCTCGGGCGAGTCCTCCTGTCCGAGGTGCACTTCCAGACCCTGTTTCTCATCGGCGCGTTCCCGGTGGTCCTGGTGCCGCTGATCCTCTGGATCGTCCCCTCGACCACTGCCCACCCCGGTACCACCGAGAAGGTCCGCTACGTCGCCGAACTGTTCACGCCCGCAACACGTCTCGCTACAGTCCTGTTCTGGATCGCGGCCTTCGCCAGCATGACCCTGGTGTACAGCACCACGGCCTGGCTGCCGACGGTCATGATGCGCAACGGATACAGCCTCAACTCCTCGCTCGAATTCATGATCGCCTTCACCGCGGGGGCCGCCTGCGGCGGAGTGCTGATGGCGATCGTGGCCGACCGTGGTTATCTGAAACTCGTTACCGCCGTGACCTTTTCCCTCGCCGCCGTGGCTCTGCTGGTGCTGAGCACCAATCAGCCACGCCCCCTGCTGCTGGCGATCTCGGCCCTGGCCGGACTCGGATCCCTGGGCTGCCAGAACCTCATCATCGCCTACATCAGCGCCTACTACCCGCCCCGGCTCCGCGCCACCGCACTGGGATTGGGCCTGGGCGTCGGCCGCCTCGGCGCCATCGCCGGCCCGTCCTACCTCTCCGCCGCCACCACGTTCTTCACCTCACCCCGGGCCGGCTTCTTCGCCTTCATGGCCCCCGCCCTGCTCGGCGCCATCACCGTCGCGCTGCTTCCCGCGCCCGACACCGACAGCGGCCCGGACACCACGGCACCGCAGCCGCTGGAAGCCGGTGACAGACTTTCTCGCGAAGGAACCCGGTAG
- a CDS encoding helix-turn-helix transcriptional regulator — translation MSQNPLGDFLRARRAQVSPRSLGLPAQNNRRVPGLRREEVATMSGLSADYYVRLEQGRERNPSAQVLEALSRVLRLDDDARLHLFRIAGLGPRNQLSAAPEHVDAQLLRLMRMWPDNPALVLGRAYDVLAGNPLAYALFDGFEYGPNLLTKVFLDPAAASFYPDWEIVAANTVAGFRVLHGMFPADRRINEVLATTRMHSAAFSDLWERHDARGKRLETKRFAHPEVGRMTLSMHAFDVKAVPGQELIVYHAEPGSASAHALALLGALSATRAREQDATRGQDLR, via the coding sequence ATGTCGCAGAATCCGCTGGGGGATTTCCTACGCGCACGACGGGCACAGGTCAGCCCTCGATCGTTGGGGCTACCCGCCCAGAACAACCGTCGGGTGCCGGGGCTTCGGCGCGAAGAAGTCGCGACGATGAGCGGGCTCAGCGCCGACTATTACGTCCGCCTCGAGCAGGGCCGGGAACGCAACCCGTCAGCGCAAGTTCTCGAGGCCCTCAGCCGAGTCCTGCGACTCGACGACGACGCGCGATTGCATCTGTTCCGGATCGCGGGGCTGGGCCCGCGCAACCAGTTGAGCGCAGCGCCCGAACACGTCGACGCGCAGTTACTGCGGCTGATGCGGATGTGGCCGGACAACCCCGCGCTGGTCCTGGGCCGGGCCTATGACGTGCTCGCTGGAAACCCTTTGGCTTACGCGCTGTTCGATGGTTTCGAGTACGGGCCGAACCTGTTGACGAAGGTCTTCCTCGATCCGGCCGCGGCGAGTTTCTACCCCGATTGGGAAATCGTGGCAGCCAACACGGTCGCCGGCTTCCGTGTACTGCACGGAATGTTTCCAGCGGATCGCCGGATCAACGAGGTCCTGGCCACCACACGGATGCACAGCGCGGCATTCTCCGACTTGTGGGAGCGTCACGACGCTCGAGGCAAGCGGCTCGAGACCAAGCGGTTCGCGCATCCTGAAGTAGGTCGAATGACGTTGAGCATGCACGCTTTCGACGTGAAAGCGGTGCCGGGGCAGGAATTGATCGTCTACCACGCCGAACCCGGTTCGGCCAGCGCCCACGCGCTCGCCCTGCTGGGCGCGCTGTCCGCGACCCGGGCCCGGGAACAAGACGCTACCCGGGGTCAGGATCTTCGCTAG
- a CDS encoding oxidoreductase translates to MSRTTPWTVSDIPDLRGRTAVVTGANAGLGLATARMLAEHGARVVLACRDIEKATAAAQLIHRSAPAAELPIVALDLAAQKSVRTAAAKVRTECDHIDLLINNAGTLIRQRTRTEDRFETTFATNHLGPFAFTGLLLDLLLAAPAGRVVTVSSGAARFAFLDLDDLLYQRRKYRPLRAYGASKLANLLFTFELQRRLDGTDTTLRSMAAQPGMARTDFGYNMGAVLRFLNQPRNRWMTDWTMQSPDMGALSTLRAAVDPTARGGDFYGPPAGRLRGHPTHNQPPSTAADPDLAAALWATSQQLTGVTYTFD, encoded by the coding sequence GTGAGTAGAACGACGCCGTGGACCGTCAGCGACATCCCCGACCTACGGGGACGCACCGCGGTCGTCACCGGCGCCAATGCGGGGCTCGGGCTGGCCACCGCGCGGATGCTCGCCGAGCACGGCGCCCGGGTGGTACTGGCCTGCCGCGACATCGAGAAGGCTACCGCCGCCGCACAACTCATCCACCGGAGCGCACCAGCCGCCGAATTGCCGATCGTGGCATTGGATCTGGCCGCACAGAAATCGGTGCGCACCGCGGCAGCGAAAGTCCGCACCGAATGCGACCACATCGATCTGCTGATCAACAACGCCGGCACCCTGATCCGGCAACGCACCCGCACCGAAGACAGATTCGAAACCACCTTCGCCACCAACCATCTCGGGCCATTCGCCTTCACCGGGCTGCTGCTGGATCTGCTGCTCGCGGCTCCGGCCGGGCGCGTAGTCACCGTCAGCAGCGGCGCAGCGAGGTTCGCATTCCTCGATCTCGACGATCTGCTCTACCAGCGTCGCAAATACCGGCCGCTGCGTGCGTACGGGGCCTCGAAGCTGGCGAACCTGTTGTTCACCTTCGAACTTCAGCGTCGCCTCGACGGCACCGACACCACGCTGCGGTCGATGGCCGCACAACCAGGCATGGCGCGCACCGACTTCGGCTACAACATGGGCGCGGTGCTGCGGTTTCTCAACCAACCCCGCAATCGGTGGATGACCGACTGGACGATGCAATCCCCCGACATGGGCGCCCTGTCCACCTTGCGTGCCGCCGTCGACCCGACCGCACGCGGCGGCGACTTCTACGGCCCTCCCGCCGGCAGACTCCGCGGCCACCCCACCCACAACCAGCCCCCCAGCACCGCCGCCGACCCCGACCTCGCCGCGGCTCTATGGGCGACCTCCCAACAACTGACAGGCGTCACCTACACCTTCGATTGA
- a CDS encoding FAD-dependent monooxygenase, whose product MKPRGTVLISGASIAGPALAFWLHRYGFEVTVVEKSPGVRGGGYPIDVRGTAVEVAHRMGILPQLQRAHIDTRRVTFLDADGSLDAVVHPQVVAGGVDGHDLEVPRGTLTNILYTAVRDDVEFVFDDSVESLTEHEHRVDVTFRSGAQRSFDLVVGADGLHSHTRTLAFGPEQNYFRYLGYCFSICTMPNTFGLAHEAVIWNTPGRAAALYAVGDSDDVHALLTFAHSEPAHEVFRDTETRRALISTHFGDDGWKVPAIVDATCGSPDAFFDTVGQIHLPQWSTGRVALVGDAAYAPSFLTGQGSSLALVGAYMLAESLAAHDDHTTAFTDYERASRPFIELNQSQIATGAAALFPTTAEALQARNQRLRDLTTSPPATGRPAHTALTLPELRHMAS is encoded by the coding sequence ATGAAACCCAGAGGAACCGTGCTGATTTCCGGCGCGAGCATCGCGGGTCCCGCGTTGGCGTTCTGGTTGCACAGGTACGGATTCGAGGTGACGGTGGTCGAGAAGTCTCCCGGAGTACGCGGCGGCGGATACCCGATCGACGTGCGTGGCACCGCCGTCGAAGTCGCGCACCGGATGGGCATTCTGCCGCAGCTACAGCGAGCCCATATCGACACGCGGCGAGTCACTTTCCTCGATGCCGACGGCAGCCTGGACGCCGTCGTGCATCCGCAGGTCGTGGCCGGGGGAGTCGACGGACATGACCTCGAGGTCCCGAGAGGGACGCTGACAAACATCCTCTACACAGCAGTCCGCGACGACGTGGAGTTCGTCTTCGACGATTCCGTCGAATCGCTCACCGAACACGAGCACAGGGTGGACGTCACCTTCCGCAGCGGGGCCCAACGCAGTTTCGACCTTGTGGTCGGCGCCGACGGATTGCACTCCCACACCAGGACTCTCGCCTTCGGCCCCGAACAGAACTACTTCCGCTATCTCGGCTACTGCTTCTCGATCTGCACCATGCCCAATACATTCGGACTCGCACACGAAGCAGTCATCTGGAACACCCCCGGACGAGCCGCCGCTCTCTACGCCGTCGGCGACAGCGACGATGTACACGCCCTCCTGACCTTCGCTCACTCCGAACCAGCGCACGAAGTTTTCCGCGACACCGAGACCCGACGTGCACTGATATCCACGCACTTCGGCGACGACGGATGGAAGGTGCCGGCAATCGTCGACGCCACGTGCGGTTCCCCGGATGCATTCTTCGACACCGTTGGTCAGATCCACCTGCCGCAATGGTCCACTGGGCGGGTGGCCCTCGTCGGCGATGCCGCCTACGCCCCGTCGTTCCTGACCGGGCAGGGATCGAGCCTCGCGCTCGTCGGCGCCTACATGCTCGCCGAATCCCTGGCCGCACACGACGACCACACCACCGCGTTCACCGACTACGAACGCGCCAGCCGCCCATTCATCGAACTCAACCAATCGCAGATCGCCACCGGCGCGGCGGCACTCTTTCCCACCACGGCCGAAGCCTTGCAAGCCCGCAACCAAAGACTCCGCGACCTCACCACGTCGCCCCCGGCCACTGGTCGCCCAGCCCACACCGCCCTCACACTGCCTGAGCTCAGACACATGGCCTCGTGA
- a CDS encoding ArsR/SmtB family transcription factor has protein sequence MTGRPRRTPAASLVHAVAPDPARLEAATGAFRMLADPTRLHILWILTNGEADVSALTEACGASRTAVSQHLAKLRFTGMVDTRREGRRIVYRIHDGHLARLIREGLNLADHLVTGEPSHE, from the coding sequence ATGACCGGCAGGCCCCGCCGCACCCCAGCAGCCAGCTTGGTACACGCGGTCGCACCCGACCCTGCCCGGCTCGAAGCCGCCACCGGTGCGTTCCGGATGCTCGCAGACCCCACTCGGCTCCACATCCTGTGGATCCTGACCAACGGCGAAGCCGATGTCAGCGCGTTGACCGAGGCGTGTGGAGCGTCGCGCACCGCGGTCAGCCAGCACTTGGCCAAGTTGCGGTTCACCGGGATGGTCGACACCCGCCGCGAGGGCCGGCGCATCGTCTACCGCATCCACGACGGGCACCTGGCCCGGCTCATCCGCGAGGGACTCAATCTCGCTGATCACCTGGTGACCGGCGAACCATCCCACGAATGA
- a CDS encoding MFS transporter: MLEVLRNRSFRRLFTAQVVALVGTGLLTVALGLLAYDLAGDAAGAILGTALAIKMVAYVAVAPVVSALTDHVPRRTLLVTADAVRVAIALLLPLVGQVWQIYVLIFVLQAASATFTPAFQSVIPSVLEAERDYTHGLSLSRLAYDLESLASPILAAVLLTAISYHSLFVGTAAGFVISALLVRATALPRLVAADRATPLLRRITAGARMMLGRPVLRGLLALNLAVAAATALVVVNTVVYVRDLLDGSNTSVALALGCYGGGSMVVALLIPALLTCVPDRSLMLIGAGVLPFGLVSAAVIALAEPATGVGWMLLASTWIVLGAGTSLINTLSARLLRRQSDPGNRTAVFTAQFSLSHACFLATYPLAGWLGVLAGQGAAALLLAVLATAATGLAVKAWPAREPSTRASAVAATV; this comes from the coding sequence ATGCTCGAAGTGCTGCGAAATCGCAGCTTCCGCCGCTTGTTCACCGCCCAGGTCGTGGCCCTGGTGGGCACCGGGTTGCTCACCGTGGCACTCGGCCTGCTGGCCTACGACCTGGCTGGTGACGCTGCCGGTGCGATACTCGGTACCGCCTTGGCGATCAAGATGGTGGCCTATGTCGCTGTGGCGCCTGTGGTTTCGGCCTTGACCGACCATGTACCGCGCCGGACCCTGTTGGTTACCGCCGACGCCGTGCGCGTCGCGATCGCGCTGCTGTTGCCGCTGGTCGGGCAGGTGTGGCAGATCTATGTGCTGATCTTTGTCCTGCAAGCCGCCTCGGCGACGTTCACCCCGGCGTTCCAGTCGGTGATTCCGTCGGTGCTCGAAGCCGAACGCGACTACACCCACGGACTGTCGCTGTCGCGGCTGGCCTACGATCTCGAATCGCTGGCCAGCCCGATCCTGGCCGCCGTATTGCTCACCGCCATCAGCTATCACAGCCTGTTCGTCGGTACTGCCGCCGGATTCGTCATCTCGGCGCTTCTGGTGCGCGCCACCGCACTCCCTCGACTGGTCGCCGCCGACCGAGCGACGCCGTTGCTCCGCCGGATCACCGCCGGCGCGCGAATGATGCTCGGCCGTCCCGTCCTTCGTGGCCTGCTCGCCCTCAACCTCGCGGTCGCGGCAGCCACCGCGCTGGTGGTCGTGAATACCGTTGTCTACGTGCGAGATTTACTGGATGGCTCCAACACCTCGGTAGCGCTGGCGCTGGGTTGCTACGGCGGCGGATCGATGGTGGTCGCGTTGCTGATACCTGCGCTGCTGACTTGCGTCCCTGACCGAAGCCTCATGCTCATCGGCGCCGGCGTGCTGCCCTTCGGTCTGGTCTCGGCCGCGGTGATAGCGCTGGCCGAACCGGCGACGGGTGTGGGCTGGATGCTGCTGGCATCGACCTGGATTGTACTAGGAGCGGGGACTTCCTTGATCAACACCCTCTCCGCGCGGCTGCTGCGTAGACAATCCGATCCAGGCAACCGCACGGCGGTGTTCACCGCGCAGTTCTCGCTGTCGCACGCGTGTTTTCTGGCGACCTATCCCCTCGCGGGATGGCTCGGGGTCCTGGCCGGTCAAGGGGCGGCCGCGCTGCTGCTCGCGGTATTGGCAACCGCAGCAACCGGATTGGCGGTGAAAGCTTGGCCGGCCCGCGAACCTTCCACCCGCGCGTCGGCGGTCGCGGCTACGGTCTGA
- a CDS encoding PucR family transcriptional regulator, whose translation MSVATSSEPFLTSSGRPVSSPLKDVRTLSRQMVGHFIENVVPCATLPGEALHGDVTTITRVCLELTRSMLDGQDLPGRTERVQAAAAGWAREGIPIDTIHHAIHEGFKLGFDLILAHGTTRDHATIAGVALRLMEALNMITSAVSVAYVRELRSVISEHHTAVHTLTSALLGGQSTSTMARECGIEVADQYHVVGLELPRHPDEFDSRLDANVVARRKLRRVQAELANRCGGKVLSLLSVDGGTLLLPAPRFSDSDLDELIVQLSAAAQVPVRAVAMAAVPADIPKVAEQVHELVDIVHRLGGESRVYRPNELAFEYQLTRPGPARDYLSSVLDSLEAHPDLLLTLEVHMATNMQRNRTARRLHVHANTVDYRLKRIAEITGFDPTDLTGLCHLRAALLIRSHRGRAAARTRGSQCLDTLAG comes from the coding sequence ATGTCTGTCGCAACCTCCTCCGAACCGTTCCTGACCTCCTCGGGCCGGCCGGTGTCCAGCCCGTTGAAGGATGTGCGGACTCTTTCTCGCCAAATGGTCGGCCATTTCATCGAGAACGTCGTGCCGTGCGCGACCTTGCCCGGCGAAGCACTGCACGGTGATGTAACGACCATAACGCGAGTGTGTCTGGAATTGACCAGGAGCATGCTCGACGGACAGGATCTGCCCGGCCGCACCGAACGAGTGCAGGCAGCGGCCGCCGGATGGGCGCGCGAGGGAATCCCGATCGATACGATCCACCACGCCATCCACGAAGGATTCAAACTCGGCTTCGACCTCATTCTGGCCCATGGCACCACCCGGGACCACGCAACCATCGCGGGGGTCGCGCTGCGGTTGATGGAGGCCCTGAACATGATCACCTCGGCGGTATCGGTCGCCTATGTGCGCGAATTGCGTTCGGTGATCAGTGAGCATCACACCGCCGTGCACACGCTGACCTCGGCGCTACTGGGCGGCCAGAGCACGTCGACGATGGCGCGGGAATGCGGCATCGAGGTAGCCGACCAGTATCACGTTGTGGGGCTGGAACTTCCACGACATCCGGACGAGTTCGATTCCAGGCTGGATGCGAATGTGGTGGCCCGGCGCAAGCTTCGGCGAGTCCAGGCGGAGCTGGCCAACCGGTGCGGCGGAAAAGTGTTGTCGCTGTTGAGCGTCGATGGGGGCACGCTGCTGCTGCCCGCTCCGCGGTTCTCCGATTCGGATCTGGACGAACTGATCGTTCAGCTGTCGGCCGCGGCCCAGGTGCCGGTCCGGGCGGTGGCCATGGCCGCCGTGCCCGCGGACATCCCGAAGGTGGCCGAGCAGGTCCACGAGCTCGTCGATATCGTTCATCGCCTCGGCGGCGAAAGCCGGGTATATCGCCCGAATGAGTTGGCGTTCGAGTACCAGCTGACTCGGCCGGGCCCGGCCCGCGACTATCTGAGTTCGGTGCTCGACTCGCTGGAAGCCCATCCGGATCTGCTACTGACCCTCGAAGTGCATATGGCGACGAATATGCAGCGCAACCGGACTGCTCGCAGGTTGCATGTGCACGCCAACACCGTCGACTACCGACTGAAACGGATCGCGGAGATCACCGGCTTCGACCCGACGGACCTCACGGGTTTGTGCCATTTGCGGGCGGCGCTGCTGATCCGGTCACATCGCGGCCGCGCCGCCGCACGGACTCGCGGTTCGCAATGTCTCGACACCTTGGCGGGATGA